Sequence from the Nocardia brasiliensis genome:
AGGGACGCAAGTCGCTCACCTACGCGCTGCGGTTCCGTGCCACCGACCGCACGCTCACCGAGGACGAGGCGAGCGCCGCCCGCGACGCCGCGGTCGCCGCCGCGGCCGCCGCGGTGGGCGCGGTGTTGCGCGGCTGATCTCGAACGACGACGGGCCCGCAAGCCACGGCTTGCGGGCCCGTCGGCTGTCCGGTCAGATACCGCAGGCCTGATCCAGCCCCGACATGGCGTCGTGGAAGGCCTGATCCTGGAGCACGGTGCCCAGTTCGGTGTCCGAGGCCGTGGACACCCGGCGCATCTGGGTGACCGCGGGGTCGATCGCGGTCTTCACCGGACCGTCGTCGGCCAGGTCGCGCGTGGTCTCCAGTTTCGTCGCGGCGGTGGAGAACACGCTGCGCACCTCGTCGGCGGCGCCGGCGTCCTTGCTCTTGGCCCCGTTGATCCCGCTGTTCAACTCGGTCGCCATATCCCGCACCGACGTGCACGTCTGCTTGTCGTCGACCGCGCCGGCCGGTCCGGCCGCAGCGGTGAATCCGGCGAGCGAGGTGACGAGCGTGGCTACCACGAGAACAGTTCTCCGCATTGACCATTTCCCTTCCTCGATGAGCAGAACCTCTCTCCGGTTACCCGATCCCCGCGCGGCGAACCAAGATTCCCCGGGCGCGCGCTCATCGGCGCAGGTCTCGCGATAGACCGCCCGAGTGGCACGCCGTGCGCAGCGAACGGTAAGAACTAGGCATGCGACATCCGGCCAGTTCGATCCTGAATGCGTTGGCGTATATGCCGGAGCGGCAGATCCTGCAGACGCCGGCGATCCTCGGCATGGACCACACCGACCTGACGATCGAGACGGCGGATGGAGAGACGCTGCACGGGTGGTGGCTGCCCGCGCCGAATTCGGTGGGCCACATCCTGTTCGCGCACGGCAACGGCGGCAATGTGGGGGACCGGGTCGCGTTGTTCGCGTTGCTGGTCGAGGCGGGGTTCGACGTGCTCGCCTTCGACTATCGCGGCTACGGCCGCAGTACCGGCCGCCCGACCGAGTACGGCACCTACCAGGACGCCCGCGCCGCGCGCCGGGTCCTGCTCGAACAGCAGGGCGTCGCCCCGGAGCGCGTGCTCTACCTGGGCAAATCGCTTGGTGGCGGGGTGATGCTCGAACTCGCGGCGGCGCATCCGCCCGCCGGGCTGATGTTGATGTCCACCTTCTCCGGCATGCGCGACGCCGCCCGCTCGATCTATCCGTTCCTGCCGCGACCGTTGATCCCCGACGCGTATCCGAGCGAGCGACGCATCCGCGGGTTGCGGGTTCCGGTGCTGATCATGCACGGCGATCAGGACGAACTCCTGCCGCTGCGGCATGCCGAACGGCTCTACGCCGCCGCCCGCGAGCCCAAGCAGTTGAAGGTGTTCCCCGGCGCGGGGCACAACGATCTGATCCTGGTGGGCGGGCGCGTGTGGTTCGAACTCGTCCGCGACTGGGCGCGGGCGGTAGTGCGGCGGTAGCGGCGCACCGCGCGAACCGGCCGCGCGGCGTTCGATGCTGCGTAGCCTGGCCATATGACTGACAACAGCGAGATCTTGGCGCGCTTGACGGCGCTGCCCGACCCGGAATTGATCGGTGTGTTGCTGGTCGCGACGGCCGAACGCCCAGGCTTCGAGGTGGTGCACGCGGCACTGCTCGGGCTCGTCGGCGCGGGCGATGCGCCACCGCTGCCCGGTGTGACTCCTGCCACGCCCAGGCTGCCGGTGCATGACGTGCCGCCGATCCGCGACGTATCCGACCAGGTAGCGGGCACTTCCGCGGTACCCGCGGTACCGGTACCGCCGACCGGTACGGCCGCACCGACTGAGACGGGCGGATATTCCGCATCGGGTGTCCCTACTTGGGGGTCAGTTCGCGATAAAGTCGAGCAGCGCTTCGGCACCGCGCAGGGAATGGGCGAGCTCGATCAGCAGACCCCGGCGGGCCGCAGTGTCGACGAACAATGGGACGCGCGGGAGAAAGCCGCGCGCGAGCGCCTGGATCAGATTCGGAAGTCGTTGCGCGGCAACGACACCGAAACACCGGGTCGGTAATCTGGCCGGGCGCACCGTACTACGACTGTGATGGGTGGAACCGCAGATGAGCGAGCCGCGTAAAATTTCGGAACGGCTACTCGATGCCCAGGTGGAATTCGTGCTCGCCGAGGTGAGCGGCGATCGTTTCGCCGAGGTGGTGGCCCGGGACGTCGAATCGGTGCTGAGTGTCGCAGACACCTTGATCTTCCGCGATATCGTCGAGATCGAGCAGGCCAAGGCGACCGTCGCCACCATCATCGATCTGATCGGTGGCAGCCCGGTGATCGCCGACATGGTCGGCGTCTTCGCCGATTCGATCTACGACCACATCGCGAACAACAACGACTACACCCTCGGGCAGGTAGTCGACCGCGAACCGGTCGAAGCGCTGCTGGAGAAGATCTTCGGGATGCATCAGGCCCAGGAGCGCATCCTGGACCGGCTCACCGAATCCCCGCTGGTGGCCACCGTCGCGTCGAAGTTCGTCGACAAGCTGATCTCCGATTTCATGGAGGCCAACCGGCAGATCGCGGGCAAGATCCCCGGCGTCTCCTCGCTGATCTCGATGGGGCAGTCCGCGGCGAAGACCGCGAAGAAGGCGACCGAGAGCACCTTTATCGGTGACATGGCGGGTAAGGGCGCGGTGTTCGCGCTCAAGCGCACCAACAACGCGATCCGTGAAATGCTGCGCGACGCCCCGGTGCACGACGCGGCGATGGAGTTCTGGGACCTGCACGCCGACGAACCGGTGAGCGGCCTGCGGGATTACCTGAGCCAGAAAGATCTCAACGAGCTGGTGCTGCTCTGCTACGAAATCGCCGTCACCACAAGGGAAAAAGAATACTTCGGGCTGCTCGTCGACGAGTGCGTCGAGGTGTTCTTCACCAAGTACGGCGACTACACCCTCGCCGCCATGCTGCCCGAACTCGGCCTTTCCGGTGACGACATCGCCGCCGAGATCCTGCGCTATGGACCCGCGGTGATCGAGGGTGCGAAACGAAACGGCGTGTTGGCCAAGTTGATTCGCGAGCGGCTCGAGCCGTTCTTCCGGTCCGACGAGGTGCTCGCCATCCTCGGCGAAGCATAGCGAAGTATATGGTTTGTAAGCTGCACTGAAACTCGATCAGTTACTAGCTGAACGGTTGCTGTCTGTTGGCGGACCGCTATCCGGTGCGGCGAGCAGGTGACTCGGCACGATCGAATCGGCCCGTCCGGCAAGGGCATCGAGCGATCGTGCCGACGCTTTTTCGGGGCTGACGGGGGAATGTCGCCCGTATGTACGGCGTAATATCCTGACCAGCACCGGATGTCGGCAAGGTCGCTTCGCGGTGGCCACAAACTGGCCAGTTGGTAGCCCTTGGGTGCGGCACGGTTGAAAAGTATGAACAAAGCGCGGGTCGGCGCGTCCTCGAGTTGACGGGGCACCGGGCATATGGGAT
This genomic interval carries:
- a CDS encoding alpha/beta hydrolase; its protein translation is MAYMPERQILQTPAILGMDHTDLTIETADGETLHGWWLPAPNSVGHILFAHGNGGNVGDRVALFALLVEAGFDVLAFDYRGYGRSTGRPTEYGTYQDARAARRVLLEQQGVAPERVLYLGKSLGGGVMLELAAAHPPAGLMLMSTFSGMRDAARSIYPFLPRPLIPDAYPSERRIRGLRVPVLIMHGDQDELLPLRHAERLYAAAREPKQLKVFPGAGHNDLILVGGRVWFELVRDWARAVVRR